In one Brassica oleracea var. oleracea cultivar TO1000 chromosome C9, BOL, whole genome shotgun sequence genomic region, the following are encoded:
- the LOC106318531 gene encoding GTP-binding protein TypA/BipA homolog has translation MELSLSTSSPASPAVLRRQASPLLHNQQVLGVSFASALKPGGALRFRSRRRPLHRPITCSASPSTAEPSSEVKKKTLVRRNDVRNIAIVAHVDHGKTTLVDSMLRQAKVFRDNQVMQERIMDSNDLERERGITILSKNTSITYKNTKVNIIDTPGHSDFGGEVERVLNMVDGVLLVVDSVEGPMPQTRFVLKKALEFGHAVVVVVNKIDRPSARPEFVVNSTFELFIELNATDEQCDFQAIYASGIKGKAGLTPDDLSEDLGPLFEAIIRCVPGPNIEKDGALQMLATNIEYDEHKGRIAIGRLHAGALRKGMDVRVCTSEDSCRFARVSELFVYEKFYRVPADTVEAGDICAVCGIDDIQIGETIADKAHGKPLPTIKVEEPTVKMSFSVNTSPFSGREGKYVTSRNLRDRLNRELERNLAMKVEDGETADTFIISGRGTLHITILIENMRREGYEFMVGPPKVINKRVNDKLLEPYEVATVEVPENHMGPVVELLGKRRGQMFDMQGVGSEGTVFLRYKIPTRGLLGLRNAILTASRGTAILNTVFDSYGPWAGDISTRDLGSLVAFEDGTSTSYALASAQERGQMFVGAGVDVYKGQIVGIHQRPGDLGLNICKKKAATNIRSNKDVTVVLDTPLTYSLDDCIEYIEEDELVEVTPLSIRMCKNPKMAKKGR, from the exons ATGGAGCTGAGCTTGAGCACTTCTTCTCCCGCTTCTCCAGCGGTTTTGAGGAGACAAGCTTCTCCTCTCCTTCACAACCAACAAGTGCTCGGCGTAAGCTTTGCCTCCGCTCTTAAACCAGGAGGAGCTCTCCGGTTTCGTTCCCGGAGGCGTCCCCTTCATCGTCCCATCACTTGCTCCGCCTCTCCATCCACTGCAGAACCATCCTCCG AGGTGAAGAAGAAGACGCTGGTGAGGAGGAATGACGTGAGGAACATAGCAATTGTAGCTCATGTTGATCATGGCAAAACTACTTTGGTTGATTCTATGCTCAGGCAAGCTAAG GTGTTTCGAGATAACCAAGTGATGCAAGAGAGGATCATGGACTCTAACGACCTTGAGCGTGAAAGAGGAATCACTATTCTTAGCAAAAACACCTCCATCACTTACAAAAACACGAAAGTGAATATCATTGATACTCCTGGCCACTCTGACTTTGGTGGTGAAGTGGAACGTGTCTTGAACATGGTTGACGGAGTCCTTCTTGTG GTGGATTCTGTTGAGGGACCAATGCCCCAGACGAGGTTTGTTTTAAAGAAGGCTCTTGAGTTTGGACATGCGGTTGTCGTGGTCGTGAACAAGATCGACAGGCCTTCTGCTCGTCCTGAGTTTGTTGTCAATTCCACTTTTGAGCTGTTTATCGAACTTAACGCTACAGATGAACAG TGTGATTTCCAAGCGATTTACGCCAGTGGGATTAAAGGAAAGGCAGGGCTTACTCCGGATGACCTTTCAGAAGACCTTGGACCCCTGTTCGAGGCCATAATTAGATGTGTCCCTGGCCCAAATATTGAAAAAGATGGTGCACTTCAGATGCTT GCCACAAATATAGAGTATGATGAGCATAAAGGACGTATTGCTATTGGGCGGTTGCACGCAGGGGCACTACGCAAAGGAATGGATGTCAGG GTGTGCACTTCTGAAGATTCGTGTAGATTTGCAAGAGTGAGTGAGCTCTTTGTTTATGAGAAATTCTACAGAGTACCTGCTGATACAGTGGAAGCTGGAGATATTTGCGCTGTTTGTGGCATAGATGACATTCAG ATTGGGGAGACTATTGCTGATAAAGCTCATGGGAAGCCTCTGCCTACAATCAAAGTAGAAGAGCCAACTGTGAAAATGTCCTTCTCTGTCAACACCTCTCCTTTCTCTGGTCGTGAG GGTAAGTATGTGACTAGCAGGAACTTGCGAGATCGTCTAAACCGTGAGCTCGAAAGAAATCTAGCAATGAAAGTGGAAGATGGTGAGACAGCAGACACATTCATCATTAGTGGACGAGGCACATTACACATTACCATCCTGATAGAAAACAT GCGAAGAGAGGGATATGAATTTATGGTTGGACCCCCGAAAGTTATCAACAAAAGGGTTAATGATAAATTGCTCGAGCCGTATGAG GTAGCAACTGTCGAAGTACCAGAGAATCACATGGGGCCTGTTGTTGAACTTCTTGGCAAAAGGCGTGGACAGATGTTTGATATGCAGGGTGTTGG GTCGGAAGGAACAGTCTTTCTACGGTACAAAATCCCAACACGAGGACTTCTTGGATTGAGGAATGCAATTTTAACAGCTTCTCGTGGGACAGCTATCCTCAACACCGTTTTTGACAGTTATGGACCTTGGGCTGGTGATATTAGCACCCGTGATCTTGGCTCCCTG GTTGCGTTTGAAGATGGAACATCAACATCGTATGCTCTGGCAAGTGCTCAAGAGAGAGGGCAAATGTTTGTAGGTGCAGGTGTGGATGTATACAAAGGTCAGATAGTTGGGATCCACCAGAGACCTGGGGACTTGGGACTTAACATCTGCAAGAAGAAAGCAGCGACAAACATACGCTCCAACAAAGATGTGACAG TGGTTCTTGACACTCCTTTGACTTATAGTCTGGACGACTGCATCGAATACATTGAAGAGGATGAACTTGTGGAAGTCACGCCTCTTAGTATTAGGATGTGCAAGAATCCTAAAATGGCCAAGAAAGGCAGGTAA
- the LOC106317554 gene encoding uncharacterized protein LOC106317554, whose amino-acid sequence MEVGNKEEEVKPEMVAGLDDEDGNLEYEMMEDGVDDASLEREASGDLNSMDVEEAFPIDENEDLVGEQEHQFPKKKNGKITAAVMGGNAKKRLVQSFVSPRKKAMAKQASKAGDKGLVPTKKALVKPRPDTD is encoded by the coding sequence ATGGAGGTAGGAAATAAGGAAGAGGAGGTGAAGCCGGAGATGGTGGCAGGCCTGGATGATGAAGATGGGAACTTGGAGTATGAGATGATGGAGGATGGTGTGGATGATGCGAGTTTAGAGCGAGAGGCATCTGGTGATTTAAACTCCATGGATGTTGAGGAAGCTTTTCCGATTGATGAAAATGAAGACTTAGTAGGAGAGCAAGAGCACCAGTTCCCAAAGAAGAAGAATGGGAAGATCACAGCTGCCGTAATGGGAGGGAATGCGAAGAAAAGACTTGTTCAGAGTTTCGTGTCTCCACGGAAAAAGGCAATGGCAAAGCAAGCCAGTAAGGCGGGAGACAAGGGTCTAGTTCCCACAAAGAAGGCTTTGGTCAAGCCGAGACCAGACACGGATTAA
- the LOC106313331 gene encoding protein ZINC INDUCED FACILITATOR 1-like, translating into MAKEYKEALLEKHYHEGCPGCKVEKMKEVRRGYPYLELSFIWIVILSTSLPISSLYPFLYYMIEDFGVAKTEKDIGYYAGFIACAFMFGRALTSIFWGIMSDRYGIKPIILLGTVTIAVFNALFGMSTNIWMAIATRFMLGSFNCLLGTIKAYATEIFREEYQATAMSAVSTAWGIGLIIGPALGGFLAQPADKYPSVFSKESIFGRFRYALPCFTISAFALVVTALCCFIPETLHNHKLDNTSDDDSIEVLEAASLESIEKTGNNKKGSLLKNWPLMSSILVYCVLCLHDTAYSEIFALWANSPSKYGGLGYSTNHVGTILTVSGLGLFAFQVILYPSAERLLGAVLLTRLAGALMIPVQLSYPFIALLSGVSRSILLSFASILVNVFSVSAITGMVILQNRAVDQHQRGAANGLAMTSMSLFKTVGPVGAGILFSWTEGRKDIVFLPGPHMLFFFLNLMVIVGVSLTFKPFLVTARR; encoded by the exons ATGGCTAAGGAGTACAAGGAGGCGTTGTTGGAGAAGCACTACCACGAGGGATGTCCTGGTTGCAAGGTGGAGAAGATGAAGGAGGTCCGTCGAGGATATCCTTACCTGGAGCTCTCCTTCATCTGGATCGTAATACTCTCCACAT CTCTTCCCATTTCTTCATTGTACCCCTTCCTCTATTACATG ATTGAAGACTTTGGTGTTGCCAAGACAGAGAAAGACATTGGATATTATGCTGGCTTTATAG CGTGCGCATTCATGTTTGGACGAGCACTGACATCAATTTTCTGGGGAATAATGTCTGATCGATATGGAATAAAGCCTATCATTCTCTTGGGAACCGTCACAAT TGCTGTGTTCAATGCTCTGTTTGGCATGAGCACGAACATATGGATGGCCATTGCGACTAGGTTTATGCTTGGCAGCTTTAACTGCCTTCTTGGAACCATAAAG GCATATGCTACGGAGATCTTCCGTGAAGAGTACCAAGCGACGGCAATGTCAGCGGTCAGCACGGCTTGGGGAATTGGCCTCATCATTGGCCCAGCTCTAGGAGGATTTTTAGCACAG CCTGCAGACAAATATCCGAGTGTCTTCTCCAAAGAATCCATCTTTGGCAG GTTCCGTTATGCCTTGCCTTGTTTTACGATATCAGCTTTCGCGCTGGTCGTGACAGCGCTGTGCTGTTTCATCCCG GAAACACTGCACAATCATAAGCTGGACAACACTTCAGATGATGACTCAATCGAAGTACTTGAAGCTGCATCTCTTGAATCTATCGAGAAGACAGGAAACAACAAAAAGGGGTCTCTGTTGAAGAACTGGCCCCTCATGTCATCTATCCTAGTCTATTGCGTTTTGTGTCTGCATGACACAGCGTATTCTGAG ATATTTGCTTTGTGGGCAAATAGTCCTAGTAAGTACGGAGGTTTGGGATACTCAACGAATCATGTTGGTACTATTTTAACAGTCTCAG GTCTCGGCCTATTTGCTTTTCAGGTCATCCTTTATCCATCAGCCGAGAGACTGCTAGGAGCCGTGCTGCTCACCCGTTTAGCTGGGGCACTGATGATACCTGTTCAGTTGAGCTACCCCTTTATAGCTCTTCTCTCAGGTGTCAGTAGAAGCATACTATTGAGCTTTGCTTCTATCCTAGTCAATGTATTCAGC GTCTCCGCCATAACCGGCATGGTGATTCTGCAAAACAGAGCCGTT GATCAGCACCAGAGAGGTGCTGCCAACGGACTTGCGATGACTTCCATGTCACTCTTCAAAACCGTTGGACCAGTTGGTGCTGGAATACT TTTTTCTTGGACCGAAGGGAGAAAAGATATTGTTTTCTTACCAGGACCCCACATGCTCTTCTTCTTTCTTAACCTGATGGTCATTGTAGGAGTATCTCTTACCTTCAAGCCCTTTCTGGTCACAGCTAGAAGGTGA
- the LOC106318232 gene encoding elongator complex protein 1 has product MKNLKLFSEVSQNIQLHSTGDEAVQFAAYDIDQSRLFFASSTNFVYALHLSSFQNGRDSAKVLPVEVCSIDLEAGDFITAFDYLAEKESLLIGTSRGLLLVHEVASNVTELVGNIEGGVKCLSPSPTGDLLGLISGFGFGQLLVMTYDWDLMYERALSEVPEGGYVREADDVSVNCEGPSISWRGDGKYFATMGEVFESGSMHKKIKIWESDSGALQSSSEAKDFMKAILEWMPSGAKIAAVYKKKSDDGCPSIAFFERNGLERSSFSIGEPGHANVGFESLKWSSASDLLAGVVSCKTHDAIRVWFFSNNHWYLKQEFRYPREAGVMVMWDPTKPTQLICWTLAGQVTVCNFMWVTAVMEDSTAFVVDNNKILVTPLSLSLMPPPMYLFSLTFSSAVRDIAYYSRNSKNCLAVFLSDGNLSFVEFPARDTWEDLEGRDFNAEVSECKTALGSVTHLLWLDVHSLLCVSAYGSSQNKCLSSGSSETELHGSYLLEVEVVCHEDHVRDQVTSSGFAASVTSQTPLESPVMALAWNPSKRDSAFVEFDGGKVLSYASRSGFMETRINDNSISFPSACPWVRVAQVDVGGVHKPLVCGLDDMGRLYINGKSLCNNCSSFSFYSELDNEVVTHLIILTKQDFLFILDTEDVLEGDVALGNVYFVIDGRKRDEEVMSYVNVWEKGAKVIGVLNGDEAAVILQTIRGNLECIYPRKLVLSSITNALAQQRFKDALNLVRRHRIDFNVIVDLYGWQAFLQSAVEFVEQVNNLNHVTEFVCAMKNEDVTETLYKKFSFSKKRDKVSQAKDLSGNKVSSVLQAIRKALEEHIPESPSRELCILTTLARSDPPAIEESLMRIKSVREMELQNSSSDDNSIKKSRPSAEEALKHLLWLLDSDAVFEAALGLYDLNLAAIVALNSQRDPKEFLPYLQELERMSEPLMHFNIDIKLQRFDSALKSIVSAGDGYFPDCMNLIKKNPQLFPLGLQLITDSEKKQAVLEAWGDHLTDEKRFEDAATTYLCCFNLEKASKAYRECGDWSGVLRVGALMKLGKDEILKLAYELCEEVNALGKPGEAAKIALEYCGDISGGVNLLINAREWEEALRVAFMHTEEGLISVVKSSALECANGLVSEFKESIEKVGKYLTRYLAVRQRRLLLAAKLKSEERSVIDLDDDTASEASSNLSGMSAYTLGTRRGSAASVTSSTATKARDLRRQRKSGKIRAGSAGEEMALVDHLKGMRMTEGGKRELKSLLICLVTLGEKESAQKLQQTAENLQVAQVAAVELADDTVSSESVDEEVYSFERYAQKTRSTARGSDAFSWMLKVFVSP; this is encoded by the exons ATGAAAAACTTGAAGCTTTTCTCAGAGGTTTCTCAGAACATCCAATTGCATTCGACGGGAGACGAAGCTGTACAGTTCGCAGCTTACGACATCGACCAGAGTCGCTTGTTCTTCGCATCTTCTACTAACTTCGTTTACGCCCTTCACCTCTCTTCCTTCCAA AATGGGAGAGATAGTGCGAAGGTTTTGCCTGTGGAGGTCTGCAGTATTGATTTGGAGGCAGGGGATTTCATCACGGCCTTTGATTATCTCGCGGAGAAGGAGTCTTTATTAATTGGGACGTCTCGTGGGCTTCTGCTTGTGCACGAAGTTGCGAGCAATGTGACTGAGTTAGTTGGAAATATAGAAGGAGGTGTCAAGTGTCTCTCCCCTAGTCCTACTGGAGATCTACTTGGATTGATTAGCGGTTTTGGTTTTGGTCAGTTACTTGTAATGACTTATGATTGGGATTTGATGTATGAGAGGGCGCTTTCTGAGGTTCCTGAAGGTGGTTACGTAC GTGAAGCAGATGACGTGTCTGTAAACTGTGAGGGACCTTCCATTTCCTGGAGAGGTGATGGGAAGTACTTTGCTACTATGGGTGAGGTTTTTGAATCCGGCTCTATGCACAAGAAGATCAAGATATGGGAGAGTGATTCTGGCGCTCTGCAGTCTTCTTCAGAAGCAAAAGATTTCATGAAGGCGATTCTTGAATGGATGCCTAGTGGGGCAAAAATCGCAGCTGTTTATAAAAAGAAGTCAGATGATGGATGCCCGTCAATTGCTTTCTTCGAGAGAAACGGACTTGAGAGGAGCTCATTTAGCATCGGAGAGCCAGGACATGCCAACGTAGGATTTGAATCTCTGAAGTGGAGCTCTGCATCAGATCTTCTTGCAGGGGTTGTTAGCTGCAAAACACACGATGCTATTAGGGTGTGGTTCTTTAGCAACAACCACTGGTACCTGAAACAGGAGTTTAGGTATCCAAGGGAAGCTGGAGTAATGGTCATGTGGGATCCAACAAAGCCAACGCAGTTAATATGTTGGACTCTGGCAGGGCAAGTTACCGTTTGTAATTTTATGTGGGTGACGGCAGTCATGGAGGACTCAACAGCCTTTGTCGTAGATAATAACAAGATTCTCGTGACGCCACTGTCTTTGTCCTTGATGCCACCTCCTATGTATTTGTTCAGCCTTACTTTTTCTTCCGCTGTCAGGGACATAGCATATTACTCGAGGAACTCTAAGAATTGTCTGGCTGTGTTCTTGTCTGATGGAAACCTGTCTTTTGTTGAGTTTCCTGCACGTGATACTTGGGAAGATCTTGAAGGTAGGGACTTCAATGCAGAAGTTTCGGAGTGTAAAACAGCGTTGGGCTCTGTTACACATCTTCTATGGCTCGATGTCCATTCACTTCTGTGCGTCTCTGCTTATGGCTCTAGCCAGAACAAGTGTCTCTCTTCTGGTTCGTCTGAGACAGAGCTCCACGGTTCTTATTTACTGGAAGTTGAAGTCGTCTGTCACGAGGATCATGTACGTGATCAAGTAACATCCTCTGGCTTTGCTGCTAGCGTTACTTCTCAGACACCTCTCGAGTCACCCGTCATGGCTCTTGCCTGGAACCCTAGCAAGCGTGATTCCGCCTTTGTAGAGTTTGACGGTGGGAAAGTGCTTAGCTATGCATCAAGATCAGGCTTTATGGAAACTCGTATCAATGATAATAGTATCTCTTTTCCATCAGCTTGTCCTTGGGTGAGGGTGGCGCAGGTTGATGTTGGTGGCGTGCACAAGCCCTTGGTATGTGGGCTAGATGATATGGGTAGACTGTACATCAACGGGAAGAGCCTATGTAATAACTGCAGCAGCTTCTCATTTTATTCAGAGCTGGACAATGAAGTGGTTACCCATCTGATCATCTTGACCAAACAGGATTTTCTCTTTATCCTCGACACCGAGGATGTACTGGAAGGAGACGTGGCACTTGGAAACGTCTACTTTGTGATTGACGGTAGAAAGCGTGACGAGGAAGTTATGAGCTACGTAAACGTTTGGGAGAAAGGTGCCAAAGTAATAGGAGTCCTCAACGGAGACGAAGCTGCTGTGATATTACAAACTATCCGGGGCAATCTCGAATGCATTTATCCTAGAAAGCTGGTCCTGTCTTCCATCACGAACGCGTTAGCTCAGCAACGGTTCAAAGATGCATTAAACTTGGTAAGGCGACATAGAATCGACTTTAACGTTATCGTGGACTTATACGGGTGGCAGGCGTTTCTACAATCAGCTGTAGAGTTTGTTGAACAAGTAAACAATCTGAACCACGTCACAGAGTTTGTTTGCGCCATGAAGAACGAAGATGTCACGGAAACACTTTACAAGAAGTTCTCCTTCTCCAAAAAGAGGGACAAGGTTTCACAAGCGAAGGATCTGTCCGGTAACAAAGTGTCATCAGTTCTACAGGCAATTAGAAAAGCCCTTGAAGAACATATACCAGAGAGTCCCTCAAGGGAACTTTGTATCTTGACCACTCTTGCTCGAAGCGATCCACCTGCTATTGAGGAGTCTCTCATGAGGATAAAATCTGTTCGTGAGATGGAGTTGCAAAACTCCTCTTCTGATGATAATTCAATCAAAAAGTCTCGTCCATCTGCAGAAGAAGCCTTGAAACACCTTCTGTGGTTATTAGATTCAGATGCCGTCTTCGAAGCTGCCTTAGGTCTTTACGATCTGAACCTTGCAGCTATCGTGGCGCTCAACTCCCAACGCGATCCGAAAGAGTTTCTACCTTATCTCCAGGAGCTGGAGAGAATGTCCGAACCCCTGATGCATTTCAACATCGACATTAAATTACAACGTTTTGATAGCGCTCTCAAGAGCATCGTATCAGCAGGGGATGGCTACTTTCCTGATTGCATGAACTTGATCAAGAAAAACCCTCAGCTCTTCCCGCTGGGACTTCAGCTAATCACCGATTCTGAAAAGAAACAAGCGGTTCTAGAGGCTTGGGGAGATCATCTCACTGATGAGAAACGTTTTGAGGATGCTGCTACTACGTACCTTTGTTGCTTTAACCTCGAAAAGGCTTCGAAGGCGTATCGTGAGTGTGGTGATTGGAGTGGGGTACTCAGAGTAGGCGCGCTAATGAAGCTAGGTAAAGATGAGATCTTGAAATTGGCGTACGAGTTATGTGAAGAGGTCAATGCTCTTGGGAAGCCTGGGGAAGCAGCGAAGATAGCTTTAGAGTATTGCGGAGATATAAGCGGTGGAGTTAACTTGCTTATCAATGCGAGAGAGTGGGAAGAAGCTTTAAGGGTTGCCTTTATGCATACAGAAGAGGGTTTGATCTCAGTGGTGAAGAGCTCTGCTCTTGAGTGTGCTAATGGTCTAGTAAGCGAATTCAAAGAATCGATAGAGAAAGTAGGAAAGTATTTGACTCGGTATCTAGCTGTTCGGCAGAGACGTTTGCTGCTTGCAGCAAAGCTCAAGTCTGAGGAACGCTCAGTCATTGATCTTGATGATGACACAGCTTCAGAAGCAAGTAGCAACCTGAGTGGAATGAGCGCCTATACTTTGGG GACAAGGAGAGGTTCTGCTGCTTCAGTCACCTCAAGCACGGCGACTAAGGCAAGAGACTTGAGGCGCCAGAGAAAGAGCGGGAAAATCCGTGCCGGCAG TGCGGGTGAGGAGATGGCGCTTGTTGATCATCTGAAAGGTATGCGTATGACAGAAGGAGGAAAGCGAGAGCTGAAGTCGTTATTGATATGTCTGGTAACACTTGGTGAGAAAGAGTCTGCGCAGAAGCTGCAACAGACTGCAGAGAATCTCCAGGTCGCTCAAGTAGCAGCAGTTGAGCTAGCAGACGATACAGTGTCCAGCGAGAGCGTCGATGAAGAAGTGTATTCCTTTGAACGTTACGCTCAGAAGACGAGATCCACGGCACGAGGCTCTGATGCCTTTAGCTGGATGCTTAAGGTGTTCGTTAGCCCATGA
- the LOC106318532 gene encoding WAT1-related protein At5g13670-like: MRSTTTVSTLGRLDLHCSLFVNFTEKVQIMKFEKARPFMAIVFIQFLYALMSIVAKIALNQGMSPHVLVAYRMAVAAALITPFALVLERNSRPRLTFKILLQISILSLFEPVVEQNLYYSGMKLTTATFTSALCNALPAMTFIMACIFKLEKVNIKRRHSQAKLVGTMVAIGGAMLMTFFKGNVIELPWTSKPWGIIGQSHAMNTPKQEDVGKGSVMLVASCFSWSCYIILQANILNTYNAELSLTALMCIMGMLEASVIALIWERKNMSVWKIHPDMKLLASIYGGLVSGLAYYAIGWASKKRGPVFVSAFNPLSMVIVAILSSFVFLEKLYLGRVVGSVVIVFGVYLVLWGKSKDKIEQPSTNAGCAETVVKADEQMVRTPDNNQVLPIYDQLMIPKAAFQTQSV; the protein is encoded by the exons ATGCGCTCGACCACTACAGTCTCAACTCTCGGGAGACTCGACCTACATTGTTCGTTATTTGTGAATTTTACAG AGAAGGTGCAAATAATGAAGTTTGAGAAAGCAAGGCCCTTCATGGCCATTGTTTTCATTCAGTTTCTGTATGCATTGATGTCTATAGTAGCGAAAATAGCTTTGAACCAAGGGATGAGCCCTCATGTCTTAGTTGCTTACCGCATGGCAGTTGCTGCAGCTCTCATTACTCCTTTCGCTCTCGTTCTTGAGAG GAACTCAAGACCAAGGCTGACTTTCAAAATCTTGTTACAAATATCCATCCTGAGTTTATTTGA GCCTGTGGTTGAACAAAACCTGTACTACTCAGGGATGAAACTTACTACTGCCACATTCACATCGGCTTTGTGCAATGCACTTCCTGCAATGACATTTATAATGGCTTGCATTTTCAA ACTCGAGAAGGTGAATATCAAAAGGCGTCACAGCCAGGCGAAGCTGGTGGGAACCATGGTAGCTATTGGAGGAGCAATGCTCATGACTTTCTTCAAAGGGAATGTCATTGAGTTGCCTTGGACAAGCAAGCCATGGGGGATTATTGGGCAGTCACATGCTATGAATACTCCAAAGCAGGAAGATGTAGGAAAAGGATCAGTTATGCTTGTAGCAAGCTGCTTCAGTTGGTCATGTTACATCATTTTACAG GCAAACATTCTGAATACATATAATGCTGAGCTCTCGCTAACAGCACTTATGTGCATTATGGGGATGCTGGAGGCTAGTGTTATAGCATTGATATGGGAAAGGAAGAACATGTCTGTCTGGAAAATCCACCCGGACATGAAGCTTTTAGCTTCGATATATGGG GGACTTGTCTCAGGGTTAGCATACTATGCTATTGGATGGGCATCAAAGAAGAGAGGCCCTGTGTTTGTGAGCGCATTTAACCCCCTCAGCATGGTCATCGTTGCTATACTGAGTTCCTTTGTTTTCTTGGAGAAACTCTACCTAGGAAG GGTTGTTGGATCAGTTGTCATCGTCTTTGGAGTATACTTGGTACTATGGGGTAAAAGCAAGGACAAGATAGAGCAGCCTTCAACAAACGCTGGGTGTGCAGAGACTGTGGTAAAAGCTGACGAGCAGATGGTTCGGACGCCTGATAATAACCAAGTACTACCCATCTATGACCAGTTAATGATCCCAAAGGCAGCGTTTCAGACTCAGTCAGTCTGA